A section of the candidate division WOR-3 bacterium genome encodes:
- a CDS encoding T9SS type A sorting domain-containing protein produces MMAFIIICLFSQPMWPTFQFNNQRTARSPYMGPEEADILWTYAPGGGITWSSPVIGEDGTIYFGSQDGNLYAINPDGTLKWTYGTNGAIQSSPAIGADGTIYIGSDDGNLYAIEDSITYGKLRWKHEVINPQYPPRGPIMIADGTIYVAAGHLEALDENGNLKWDYNTGISGSPHGTALSHDGSTIYVEHATISDYYLTSLDTSGSINWERDIGAAPIDFSNSTPTVGSDGVIYFPTGYGGPLYAINPNSIIKWNCPGLGDLRYTSPAIGAGDTIYMAGGFGKNFHAIAPAGTKVWTFNTTNYVLSSPIIDGNGTIYIASYDTLYAINPDGTVKWTLQVESPTVSTPAMDTSGNIYICSATRLYAIGPEIGIAERPNSKSVKDFSLQIYPNPFSKKTEIRWTSGTGHSALGESAITNDQYPMTISIYNVSGRLIKSFSLFTPHSSLISSVSWDGTDDSGHRVPAGIYFVQLKTDNYKRAEQVVLLR; encoded by the coding sequence ATGATGGCCTTTATAATTATTTGTTTATTTTCTCAACCGATGTGGCCGACCTTCCAGTTCAACAATCAGAGGACGGCCAGGTCTCCTTATATGGGTCCTGAGGAAGCGGATATCCTCTGGACATACGCACCGGGTGGCGGTATCACCTGGTCTTCGCCGGTAATAGGTGAAGATGGAACCATCTATTTTGGGTCCCAGGATGGCAACCTCTATGCGATAAATCCCGATGGCACCCTCAAGTGGACCTATGGGACAAACGGTGCAATTCAATCTTCCCCGGCAATCGGTGCTGATGGCACAATCTATATCGGTTCGGACGATGGCAATCTCTATGCCATTGAGGATTCGATCACCTATGGTAAATTGAGATGGAAACACGAGGTGATCAATCCCCAGTATCCACCCCGAGGTCCGATTATGATAGCTGATGGCACCATCTATGTTGCGGCGGGCCATCTCGAGGCTCTCGACGAGAACGGAAACCTCAAATGGGATTATAATACCGGTATCTCTGGATCCCCACACGGCACCGCACTCTCTCACGACGGTTCTACCATCTATGTTGAACACGCAACCATATCTGACTATTACCTTACTTCCTTAGACACCAGTGGCAGTATAAATTGGGAGCGAGACATTGGTGCTGCCCCTATTGACTTCTCCAATTCGACACCCACGGTCGGTTCTGATGGGGTGATCTATTTTCCCACTGGTTATGGAGGTCCGCTCTATGCAATAAATCCAAATAGTATAATAAAATGGAATTGTCCCGGTCTGGGAGACCTCAGGTATACCTCACCAGCTATTGGGGCAGGCGATACCATCTATATGGCGGGTGGGTTCGGTAAGAATTTTCACGCGATTGCTCCGGCTGGCACCAAGGTCTGGACATTCAACACCACCAATTATGTTCTATCATCGCCGATCATCGATGGGAATGGCACCATCTATATTGCCTCCTATGATACACTCTATGCTATTAATCCAGATGGAACAGTAAAATGGACATTACAGGTTGAATCCCCCACAGTTTCTACTCCTGCAATGGATACATCGGGAAACATATACATCTGTTCAGCAACCCGATTGTATGCGATAGGTCCTGAGATTGGAATTGCTGAAAGACCGAACAGTAAATCAGTAAAGGATTTTTCCTTGCAAATCTATCCGAATCCATTTAGCAAAAAGACCGAAATCAGGTGGACATCAGGCACTGGGCACTCGGCGTTAGGAGAAAGTGCCATAACCAATGACCAATACCCGATGACTATTTCTATTTATAATGTAAGCGGAAGGTTAATAAAATCCTTTTCACTCTTCACTCCTCACTCTTCGCTCATCTCTTCTGTATCCTGGGATGGGACTGATGATTCAGGGCACAGGGTTCCTGCTGGTATCTACTTTGTGCAGCTAAAGACAGATAACTATAAAAGGGCTGAGCAAGTGGTTTTGTTAAGATAA